DNA from Elusimicrobiota bacterium:
TCGATTCTTTTATAGACGGTATCGCAAAATTACCGCAAAAGAACGAACAAATCAGGAAAGAACTTTACGAACTTGAGAAGAAGGAAGGCAGGGCTTATCTTCATAATAAACTTAAAGAAGTTGACCCTGAATCAGCAGTAAATATACACCCAAACAATATTCATAGAATTATCCGCGCATTGGAGGTTTACCATATAACAGGTTCTCCGATTTCTATCTGGCATGAAAAACATAAAAAAAGCTTAAAAAGCAAGTACGAAAAACATACCATTTTTGCATTAAACTGGGATAGAAAAATCCTTTATGACAGAATAAACCAAAGAGTTGAGGGGATGCTTGAAAATGGGATGATAGAAGAAACAGAAAAAATCTTAACGAAAAACCCTGCAATTGTAAATTCGCCTGCGCTCAAAAGCCTTGGATACAAATACGTGGTCGATTTTTTAAATAAAACAATTAATTTTGAACAAATGAAATCATTGATT
Protein-coding regions in this window:
- the miaA gene encoding tRNA (adenosine(37)-N6)-dimethylallyltransferase MiaA; this translates as MIFIAGPTGSGKTSVSIGLARKIKNAEIISADSRQIYKHLSVGTAKPAGKWVNIEGYRAFIYENIPHHLIDIIEPTEFFSAGDFVELSNEAAAETKKRNNIPIFVGGTGLYIDSFIDGIAKLPQKNEQIRKELYELEKKEGRAYLHNKLKEVDPESAVNIHPNNIHRIIRALEVYHITGSPISIWHEKHKKSLKSKYEKHTIFALNWDRKILYDRINQRVEGMLENGMIEETEKILTKNPAIVNSPALKSLGYKYVVDFLNKTINFEQMKSLIQQVTRNYAKRQLTWFNKNKDINWINCDNLEIGEITEILWKKSLQSE